The Quercus lobata isolate SW786 chromosome 4, ValleyOak3.0 Primary Assembly, whole genome shotgun sequence genome segment AGTCAAAcacatttattttgaaattatcttttGGAAACTCAAGTATGAGTGTATGACTACTTTACAAAAAATGAGAGCAATGGAATACACAAGTTTGGTAGCCAAACTACATTACAATACCTCACTCCTTATGCAAAAGAAACTTTGGCTGAATATTTTATGTTTCATAAACAACAATTTCAAGGCAAAAtgtgataacttttttttaaaggattttagGAGCTACTGGTTTAGGTAGGAATAggtgaaatttaataattttgcaaagtttcaaaatatgtaCTAAACTCATGTGTAGGGACACTCTTTGAAGCCCAAACCCAAAATGTAAAGGGATATTGGCCTAATGAGTctagtacaataaatttgtagagagtgggttagagAACTAGGCCTTAACGAGTTGGACAACGGATAGAATGGGTTTGAAAGGTAATCAAACAAAAGCAAGAGAGATTGATCCAAATAAATTCGCTCTCGGCACGGTCCGAGGAGGTGAGTTCTAATATAAATCAATTGAACAGattacaaatacaattttgattgGTGCagtcctctctttctctctttttccgatCCTTTATCTATGGAGGAtctcttatattatatagtCCCTTTTAGAtgatcttgatcctacacttgttgatcatttgagccactacttgagtgcttgtcccatcagacactcTCTCTGGCTTTTTGTGAGTTatggtagccaaggcagcactattcaggagtcttctccacataaatgcggccagaaaattAGCTGCAgggcattcaatgcggtggcaacagcttttccttagatatttcatagctTCCACTCTTCCAGTATGTTCACGATACACGTCCCTTTCAGCGAAATTTCCTAGAAAGTCACcttgagtaataaattatacGTTTGATCTGTGCTTTATTTATCCGATGAGACACTCCTTCTCGGACCACCTTTTCTAACCTTTCCACTTGCATGTTACTTATGATACTTTGAACTTAACACTCTCACTATTGTTTATTTTTCCCCGAACCAATTAATATCCTCGGGCAAAGCCCAAGTCCCAATATATAGTcttgggcccttatccctacatcatgttttgaaaacacaagTTCAGtccaaatttagaaattttgtgtttttacacTGAAATCGCAATTTGAATACGTGAGTTCAatgcaaaatttgaaataattttgtgttttacAATGGAATTGTGTTTCCAAAACACAATTGTAAGACAAATGTGTTTACATTGAAATTGTGTTCAAGACACAATTTTGAACACAATTTCAGTGCAAGATGTGATaaacttaaaacttattttcaattttacatTATGTCCCGTCAACTTTTGacaaatcaatatttttttttgtaaaatctttttttgaaaacacaattttactactagaaattttgttttcaaaacatgattttgcAAATAGGTTACtctcccaaatattttttttcacaacaatgtctttattatttgttaataaaataatgttatgtTTGCCAATAAACCCGGCTATATAGCCTATAGGattaaatactaataaaaataatggctGAGGATTAATGGGTTTGAGATTTGTCATTTaatctttgaaagaaaaaatatagcgTTCAAGTGCCCTTAtattttcaacccaaaaaaaaaaaaaaaaaatagttcccttatattttcttttaaaaaaaaaaaaaaaaaaaagagagagaagaagaagaagaagaggaggaagaaaaaaGTGCTCTTAGATTTGCTCATTCGCTgctttagtaaattttttagcCAAATTGCAAACTCTACCCTTAAAATTTAGGGagcttttggattttatatcttgaagtttcaaaatttaaactttaccCTTGAAGTTATGTTTTGTTTGCATCAAAATCCCCTTTATCCATAATTTTCATTAAGTACTACATAAGCTTGCTACACATGTTTAGTTCgttcaataaaataatgtcatgTCATTATCGTTATGCAACGTCAttttcatatcattttattggaagaacaaatgaaaataatgataaaaggaTTATTGATGCAAACATAACATAACTTAAGGGGATAAGatccaaaatttaaaactttaaggtctaaaatccaaaacccccaaattttaaaaatgtagtttgcacttagcctttttttattttgatggtAATGAGGATGGTGACATGGATGATTACGTTTTATTGTTGAATGGGAAGACTATTAGGCATTGTTGTCTATTGATGCGGTACTCTAATGTGGCATTTGGAATGGAGTAATATTTTTGGATTCTTGAGAATGTTGAAAGATTACCATGTTTTGTTGCAAATCATATAAGGGAATCATATGCTAGGAATATCTAGATTCCTACTCAACCCTCTTCTTGTAGAAATGTGAATTCCTTTTAAAATAGGTGGGAATATAGATTCTCAATCTTAAAAGAAATTACATAtgttataaattgacaattttattttattttattttagtatctCCTATTTGGGATTGGCTATATGCGATCCCCCCTTGGTTTATGTGTTGGGGTTGGGACAGAACCAATTAAATGTTGGTTTTGATTCGGCACAAGCACAAGTTGCACAACAGTTTGGCAATCTTAGTAAAGAGTAAAGACACAAAGCAGGTTGGTTTTCCCTAACAAAGCTCCAGTCTTGAGAATAACATACTTACATTTACATACATACAATAGCAAGCAATCAACGCTTCTTTCAAGACCCATTATTTTACACCCCATTATGAACAAGAATAGActacttttaaaaaaagaaaacaaaatattttaacatgCTAGTTGATCTCTCAATTCAGAGATCTCTTCAAAGATAGGTAATCTCTTTGATCTAAATGGGCCCCATTCATTAGTCAAATTCTCAAGCCCCTTGACAAAATCATCATCAAGGCCCAACATATCAGAAGGCTCCTCCAGTGATGGATTTGTGGACTTTAGTTCTAAAATCAACTCCTCAGCTCGTTTCCTCGACTTGAAATCATCATAACCTGGAAGTCTACCCATTAACACGTCTTTAATAACCGAATATGCTTCATCGAATCGAGACTGTTTGATCAGACAAAGGCCCAAGTTGCAGGCCTTGTTGGCATCTGGATCAATCATCTGGGCTTTTCGGTACACTACCTCTGCCATCATAAAGTTTGATTTCTGCATGTAGGCCCAACCTAAATTTCCCTGTGAATTTCATCTCGAGATGAGGATTTTGAATTCTAATTCTCCTAATAAAGAAGATAAAGTTATACTATTTAGAAACAAGGTTCTTGACAAATTTATCTTGTTAACGAAAAGTGAAATATGAATAATCTAATCCTTACAATTATGGCAAAACTACAAAGTAAAACACTATATATTTGATTGTAAATATCGACGAAACTGTTTGGATATGTATGTTGGCTAATTTTATTTGAGCTTGAGTTGACCAAAAAATTGAATgtcatatattaattatataataaaagtaggGTTTAGAAGTTATGATTGCGCCAATGGATCTTATGTTTAATTAATTATCAAGTGGTTGCACtaaattacaacaaaattttcaaatagaaacAACAAATTAATTGACGTTCTTATCAActtcttctcaaatttttttttttttttgtaaaaattatcgTTATCAGCCTTTTATCATCGGAACATTACTATTAACTTTTGTTAAcagtaataaaattaaaataaggcAAGTAGAATGCCATcatgttttgtgtttatttttatctcattttttatttatctcaaTGTAAAGGGATTAAGATTAACACTAATACCCTTAAGTCAATAACTTCACTTACGTGAAATGGAAGTATTGATGAGCCCAGTGCACTGGGAACTACTCTAAtaaattctttattatttaccTTCAGTTTCAGACGCAAACACAACGAACCAGTGATGCCaatgaaaatttggaaaatattgaaATAGGTTCTTTGAAGCCTAAATGCGACTAAGTTAATGTTCCCTCCAACATAAACGGTATTAATAGTTCAATTTCGAATATTCtacaaattttaactttgaaGGTAAGGCATTGCAAGATTTGTGAAAACCTTAAGTCAATAATGGGAAGAGGTGATCAAGAAAAACTTtacaaggatttttttttctttcttctttttaaatattcttCCAAGTTTCTCATTTGAGAGCATTATGTTGTATTTATACTTTATACGGGACTTAATACAACGATgtaaatgtaatattttttctttttacatgaaTGGTAGATcacaccatgaatttaattattgagACTCAATATTATGTTAGATGATGAAATATTGTGTTACTAAATAtactttattaaataatatttatttatttttaaataaagtatgtatatatatatatatttgtttatttattttagagtacTAAGTGTTTACACTTTCatgaattatttaatattttggttGATGATGTTTACATAATGTATACTATATTAAAATTCAACTACCAATAGTTTACTCTACCTAAACTCTATTATATGTGTTTCAAGAAATCTAAAATTCTGCTGAAATTCTATTATCAAAAGCTTTGagtaatctaaaataaaataaaatatttattttaattttaatataaatttacacacTACACATCATGCTTGTGCCAagtgttttaatatatatttacaaactACATGGACCAAATCTAGGTGATGCCTTAatcaaaggaatttttttaatcatggaatttgataaatatatatttatatagtcaGTAGGTTAGGTTTTTAATAGGGATTATGTGTGTGTGGTATGCTTtgtttctatttgaaaatataatgtgaatatatatatatatatatatatatatatttatgttgttgaaggtttttaaagagttttacaCTGAACCCTCATAGAATTTAAtcttatattattaagtataagGCTAATCTGCCAGAACTAGCAGCCAGATAAATTAATGTGAGGCTGTCAATGTAAGATATCATGTAATTAGGATATATGCATACCAATAATCTTGAAGTTTCTTGCTTAACAGAAACTTGGAACTTCTTGCCATGAGATCGTGCAGTTTTTGTGGGTTTTCCATTGAAGGCCTCTCCTTGGTAGATCATTCTTAGCTTCCGCTTTAGAAGCTCAATCTGCTCCTCTATTTTTCCTGATttctacattaaaaaataactgctttaatttacatatacttgtaacacacacacacatgtatttAGTATCGTAGTTATTCATGAATGCATATATTATATGAgttggattcaaattatacattgtgtaattttaagtaatgttatatcaccaaataacttattattgaatttatatctatatattcttaacatgcatgttaattttcatattaatcagatgttatttactatttgattcataaactcatctttaatacattattttaaactacaaaatacttaaatttaaataattaattgatgacatgattatATGTATACCTTGTATAAGTCGATGAGGACATTATCAAGTGAGTCCTGGGCTGATTTAGAGCAAAGGCCTCTGAAAGACTTGACAGCTTCGATTGCTTCTTCAGTTCTATCAAGTTGTTTCATCACCACCGCCATGTCCTTTAAGGCACTGTCTACTCTATCTCCTGCATTTATCGCcttccaaaacaaaacaatagcTGCTTCTGGCTCCTTGTCAACCAACTGAAAAACCACACAAAAGTTAAAGAAACTAATCACCAATTAATGTGGAACCAGGCTCTAATGTTATTATTTATGGCTAACTTTTAATTAGGACCTGCAGAAATCAATATTCAGTTGAGTAAGTACTAATTACTAAGTGCTCTTTGAGAACAACTAATctaattttttactataaatattgtagataaaaggtaaatgttaaataaataagtatGTTACTTATATGAAAcctgtaaaaaaagaaaaagaaaaaaaaaagtaataagcTAACTTATAATTAAGTGAATCACAAACATGCACTAAGTAGAAAGATTTAAATTATTCAGGGAAAACttgttttcaaataatttattttagttaataaaatttttagaaatcaACCATGCTTAATGatgtaaaagaagaaaagtaagAGAATCAACGGAAGATTGTAAACAAAGGGGCAATAACCGAGTCTCTTACAtgagaaaatatttgaaaagctTAGAAAAAGATAGTTCAGTAGACAGCATTCAATCAACTTATAgtaaatactaaaaaatgagAATTAATAGAAAGTTGTGATCGGTagaatataaaatagaacacaCAAAGTAATATTGAGTATTTATATCTCCAATATGGGGATATTAATAGCAAAAAATGATTGTAGACTTTGTAGTTGCTACTCCCTAACATGACAACTATTAAGGTGTGATCACTAATTGCTTTTAAAAGCAGTGATCACTCAAATAATTAAACAGTtacgaacaaaaaaaaaagtttcatagGATATGGTTTGACACTAAGTCATTAAagtaaaaggaaggaaaaaaaatggcacAATAGAGGGCTAGCAGTAGCTACTTGGCATTTCATACAATAATCATATATAGTGGgatagactaaaaaaaaaaaaaaaaagataaaaactttatttttttagagaagaaaacaaaggtAAACTAATTACTAAATATGTGGAAGATTTTTTTCAAAGGTACTCTTTATTAAGAAAAGCCGGCTGTATCAGTCTATCTAAAGTACATAAAGAAACTGTGACAGAATACCCTCAATCTACACACAGAAATAATCTGAGACGTTTATCGTATGTCTAGCCAGATTATGAACAGCATTGTTACCTTCTCTCTTAGTATGCGAGTAAGAGTAACCGATTAAAAGAACTAGAAACAAACTTTACATCCTGGAATCAGAAGGGCAAAAGAGGCCAGAGAGATCTATATATAATGCACACATGAGTTTATATTAAACATGAGGATGCAAATTAAGAATTAAGAATATGAATAAAACATACACACAAAATTGAATATACCTGAGCATGTTTAGCTTTAACATAAGGACCATCACCTTGAGGAACCTTGTGTATAATATGATACAAATCTTTCTCTTGCTTCCCTTTTGAGCTCTTCCTCGAAATTCTATCcataattctctctctctttttctgtctAATTTTACAGACAcgccaaccttttttttttatgaaagacGGTTGCCCAGATTTAATGAAGAAATATGGGTCAGATGCAAAAGAATGAACCTAGACGAGTTTGTGTCAATGTTCCTAACGCAGCCAATCCATTGCGTCCATTGGGACACGTGTTACTTTAAGGCAGCTGAAGGTTCAACGTTTGCTAATTTTGCCTCGTCCCTGCCACCTCTACAAACAAATTATTTGTACAGTAAGGACTACGACCACCTTCAACAACATTTTCATATCGGTTTCGCAAACATTTGCCTATATGGCCCGCCAACTCACGCGCATCTTTGTGTCAATCACATCACTCATGAattaaataatgatgatgatgatgataataataataaaaataaagagggATATTGCGTTTatgacatttttaaaatattttcacaacaaattataagtgacaagttattattagttttaatttgaattcacaacttaaattactctTTTGTCTATCCATAACATCCAATAAcaaattatcatttaaaatttgttgtaaaaatattatggacataacatttctttaataataatagtaaactCTTAATTCGAACGAAAATTTAGACACAtagatgtggcattttttttctaacatgTGATGACTTGTTAATGCAAAAGAGCTATGCCTTGGGTGTCTAGGACTTCTAATTATTGCGTTGAAAACAACGACCTCTTATTTCAGAAGAAAATCTTGACCCGTAAGTATGACATTTACGTCCAAAAATAAGACAActtattacacacacacattaaaaaaaaaaaaaaaaaatgcttaggTGTTTAGAACCTCTCATTATTGCTCTGAGCTCATTTctgcacaaatttttttacccgTAGgcataaaattttggtttgaaataAGGTCGACTTGCTTATGCAAAAGAACTATGCCTTGT includes the following:
- the LOC115987922 gene encoding protein SULFUR DEFICIENCY-INDUCED 1-like — its product is MDRISRKSSKGKQEKDLYHIIHKVPQGDGPYVKAKHAQLVDKEPEAAIVLFWKAINAGDRVDSALKDMAVVMKQLDRTEEAIEAVKSFRGLCSKSAQDSLDNVLIDLYKKSGKIEEQIELLKRKLRMIYQGEAFNGKPTKTARSHGKKFQVSVKQETSRLLGNLGWAYMQKSNFMMAEVVYRKAQMIDPDANKACNLGLCLIKQSRFDEAYSVIKDVLMGRLPGYDDFKSRKRAEELILELKSTNPSLEEPSDMLGLDDDFVKGLENLTNEWGPFRSKRLPIFEEISELRDQLAC